In Lactococcus paracarnosus, a genomic segment contains:
- a CDS encoding winged helix-turn-helix transcriptional regulator — MVENECGISKIMAILGGKWQLNILWQMSKQPDIRFNQLKREVRGITNVMLTRCLVTLVAYDLVKRTDFNTIPPHVVYRLTDKGRELVPFLNELNNWGKQNF, encoded by the coding sequence ATGGTTGAAAATGAATGTGGCATTTCCAAAATAATGGCTATCTTAGGTGGTAAGTGGCAGCTCAATATTTTATGGCAGATGTCTAAACAGCCAGATATTCGGTTTAATCAGTTAAAAAGAGAAGTGAGGGGGATAACAAATGTCATGTTGACAAGATGTCTTGTGACACTTGTTGCATATGACTTGGTTAAAAGAACCGATTTCAATACTATCCCACCTCATGTTGTATACAGGTTAACTGATAAAGGAAGAGAGCTTGTCCCTTTTTTGAATGAGTTGAATAATTGGGGAAAACAAAATTTTTAG